From Verrucomicrobiia bacterium, the proteins below share one genomic window:
- a CDS encoding SUMF1/EgtB/PvdO family nonheme iron enzyme, which produces MSASVVERPTRWVTRVPLLERALLVALAGAALMAPPAGSRLAAADAKAATVRPAAKASRDHPFTNTLGMRFVPVPGVAVLFSVWETRVRDFRAFVDATGYDATGKMYAIGPEGWRIRDRTWMEPGFPQTANHPVCGVSFVDATRFCEWLTARERAAGSVGPNDRFRLPTDAEWSAAVGETRYPWGDDWPPPPMAGNYGDAESDLSPKILTYRDGYSRTAPVGVFSANRHGIHDLGGNVWEWCDTFYRREMNSTETLQQFPGLEEDGGGTRYRVLRGGSWDRVTPAFLESACRNNDEPDGRGDFLGFRVVFEPAGKTGGR; this is translated from the coding sequence GTGTCCGCCTCCGTCGTCGAGCGTCCGACCCGTTGGGTGACGCGGGTGCCGCTCCTGGAACGCGCACTGCTCGTCGCCCTTGCCGGCGCCGCCTTGATGGCTCCACCGGCCGGCTCGCGACTGGCCGCGGCCGATGCCAAGGCGGCCACGGTCCGCCCCGCCGCGAAGGCATCCCGGGACCATCCGTTCACCAACACGCTCGGCATGCGGTTCGTCCCGGTGCCGGGCGTCGCCGTGCTGTTCAGCGTGTGGGAGACGCGCGTCCGGGATTTCCGGGCCTTTGTGGACGCCACCGGATACGACGCGACGGGGAAGATGTACGCGATCGGTCCCGAAGGCTGGCGCATCCGCGACCGGACCTGGATGGAGCCCGGCTTCCCGCAGACCGCGAATCACCCGGTCTGCGGCGTGAGCTTTGTGGACGCCACCCGCTTCTGCGAATGGCTCACCGCCCGGGAACGGGCGGCGGGATCGGTGGGCCCCAACGATCGCTTCCGCCTGCCCACGGACGCCGAATGGTCCGCCGCCGTCGGGGAAACGCGCTATCCTTGGGGCGACGACTGGCCGCCGCCGCCCATGGCGGGAAACTATGGCGACGCCGAATCCGACCTGAGCCCGAAGATCCTGACCTATCGGGACGGCTACAGCCGCACCGCACCGGTCGGCGTGTTCAGCGCCAATCGCCATGGCATCCATGACCTGGGCGGCAATGTCTGGGAATGGTGCGACACGTTCTACCGCCGGGAGATGAATTCCACGGAGACGCTCCAACAGTTTCCCGGGCTGGAGGAGGACGGCGGCGGCACGCGCTACCGCGTGCTTCGGGGGGGTTCGTGGGACCGGGTCACTCCCGCATTTCTCGAATCCGCGTGCCGCAACAACGATGAGCCCGACGGGCGCGGCGACTTTCTGGGCTTCCGCGTGGTTTTCGAGCCTGCAGGCAAAACCGGCGGCCGCTGA
- a CDS encoding TlpA family protein disulfide reductase encodes MNSPRTPTLLLALAMASALNAASVLRPGDIVTEITNLVDRATGQVVSPEQLQGKVLFLDFFAHWCPVCRAAAPQIQQGIGDRYSQQDGNAEGLPVLHIGVNLQADNNDANRNATTTFAQIYRIPLVVQDSSRRFQGLFGPTSGQPTFAIINGVTNSPSHRLWELIYARFSYQDSTATRPIEAFQTAIDSVQAPPPQLEAFRIRPDGHWEFSITGPGRAPVLLEWSEDLGGWQSTGMNFPTAEPAPYHLPAPTTTPGGYLRLRRLR; translated from the coding sequence GTGAACTCCCCTCGCACACCGACCCTGCTTCTCGCCCTCGCGATGGCGTCCGCATTGAACGCCGCGTCCGTTCTCCGCCCCGGCGACATCGTCACCGAAATCACAAATCTTGTGGACCGCGCGACCGGTCAGGTGGTCTCCCCGGAACAACTGCAGGGCAAGGTGCTGTTCCTCGATTTCTTCGCCCACTGGTGCCCGGTCTGCCGGGCGGCGGCGCCTCAGATTCAGCAGGGCATCGGCGACCGGTACTCCCAACAGGACGGAAATGCCGAGGGGCTCCCGGTGCTGCACATCGGCGTCAACCTCCAGGCCGACAACAACGACGCCAACCGCAACGCGACAACCACCTTTGCGCAGATCTATCGGATCCCCCTGGTGGTCCAGGATTCCTCACGCCGGTTTCAGGGCCTGTTCGGCCCGACCTCCGGACAGCCAACGTTCGCCATCATCAACGGAGTCACGAACTCGCCCTCCCACCGGCTTTGGGAGCTGATTTATGCCCGGTTCAGTTATCAGGACAGCACCGCGACGCGCCCCATCGAGGCGTTTCAGACCGCGATTGATTCCGTGCAGGCCCCGCCACCGCAACTGGAGGCGTTCCGCATCCGGCCCGATGGCCACTGGGAATTCTCGATCACCGGCCCCGGCCGGGCGCCGGTCCTTCTGGAATGGAGCGAGGACCTCGGCGGCTGGCAGTCCACGGGAATGAACTTTCCAACCGCCGAACCGGCCCCGTATCACCTGCCGGCACCCACGACCACCCCCGGGGGATACCTGCGCCTTCGCCGCCTGCGATGA
- a CDS encoding DUF547 domain-containing protein has product MISLLLTLAGPLWAHGFDADHERFARVLAATVTTHGVNYAALKASPAALDAYLDELAALPAAEFAGWPRMERLALLINLYNATTLRVIRDRYPIRSIRSIGLLPGAAWRELDVRFGGQMMSLSHLENRVLRPEYGEPRIHFALVCAARGCPPLRTEPFRGNDLEDQLDDQARTFLAIPFKNRFDARDNTLWLSPIFKWYKTDFTAEGGSLADYVRRYLPADQAEALGRASKVRVRHTDYDWTLNDAGH; this is encoded by the coding sequence ATGATTTCGCTCCTGCTGACCCTGGCCGGTCCGCTTTGGGCCCACGGTTTCGACGCCGACCACGAACGGTTCGCGCGCGTGCTGGCCGCAACCGTGACCACCCATGGAGTCAACTACGCGGCGCTCAAGGCCTCACCCGCGGCACTGGATGCCTATCTTGACGAACTCGCCGCGCTGCCCGCCGCGGAGTTTGCCGGGTGGCCGCGGATGGAGCGCCTCGCGCTCCTTATCAATCTCTACAATGCCACCACGCTGCGGGTCATCCGCGACCGGTATCCCATCCGGAGCATCCGCAGCATCGGCCTCCTGCCCGGCGCCGCATGGCGGGAGCTCGACGTCCGTTTCGGCGGCCAGATGATGTCGCTCAGTCATCTCGAAAACCGGGTTCTGCGCCCTGAGTACGGGGAGCCGCGCATCCATTTCGCCCTGGTCTGCGCGGCGCGCGGCTGCCCGCCGCTGCGGACTGAACCTTTCCGAGGGAACGATCTGGAGGATCAACTCGACGACCAGGCCCGGACCTTCCTGGCGATCCCGTTCAAGAACCGCTTCGACGCCCGGGACAACACCCTCTGGCTGTCACCCATCTTCAAGTGGTACAAGACCGACTTCACGGCGGAGGGCGGATCCCTCGCGGACTACGTCCGTCGTTACCTTCCGGCAGATCAGGCGGAGGCCCTGGGACGGGCCTCCAAGGTCCGCGTGCGCCATACCGACTATGACTGGACGCTCAATGATGCGGGACACTGA
- a CDS encoding homoserine dehydrogenase, with product MQRVQVGLIGAGTVGGGVWNALARNGPLMASRLGIRLDVAAVAVRDPARSRAARIPGKLFRIDWRQVVLHPDVQVVVELMGGTTTARDAVVTALRAGKPVVTANKALVSAHGEELFTEAARHGVNLYYEASVAGGIPIIKMLRESLVGNRVTRIAGIVNGTCNYILTRMQREGVAFADVLVDAQRLGYAEAEPSLDVDGHDAAHKTAILASLAHGFWVNPASVHTEGIQDLSPLDIEFAGRLGYTIKLLGIVKCLTQDRRPRSRRSGPPPSCAIQASVYPALVPKTHVLASVGDAFNAVAVRGDIVGDALFYGRGAGAEATASSVLSDLADAVLDLKHGSHRRVPPFVAHEVHGRVIPLAEVVSRYYVRLAVVDRPGVFARISGVLARARVGISSIIQPEGHAGDTVPVILMIHDAPNATLQRVLRQIAALPVVRTAPVMIRVEDLE from the coding sequence ATGCAGCGGGTCCAGGTGGGTCTGATCGGGGCGGGAACCGTGGGTGGGGGGGTGTGGAATGCCCTCGCACGCAACGGCCCCCTCATGGCGTCGCGCCTCGGCATCCGGCTCGACGTCGCCGCGGTCGCCGTGCGGGATCCCGCGCGCTCCCGTGCGGCCCGCATTCCCGGCAAACTGTTCAGGATCGACTGGCGTCAGGTGGTCCTCCATCCGGATGTCCAGGTGGTCGTCGAGTTGATGGGCGGCACAACGACGGCACGCGACGCCGTGGTCACGGCCCTGCGGGCGGGCAAACCTGTGGTGACCGCCAACAAGGCCCTTGTCTCCGCTCACGGGGAGGAACTGTTCACTGAAGCGGCACGGCACGGTGTCAACCTGTACTACGAAGCCTCCGTGGCCGGCGGCATCCCCATCATCAAGATGCTGCGGGAATCGCTCGTCGGTAACCGCGTGACCCGCATCGCCGGCATCGTCAACGGCACCTGCAACTACATCCTGACCCGCATGCAGCGCGAGGGTGTGGCGTTTGCCGACGTGCTCGTGGACGCCCAGCGTCTGGGATATGCGGAGGCGGAGCCGTCCCTGGATGTGGACGGCCATGATGCGGCGCACAAGACCGCCATCCTCGCCTCACTCGCACATGGCTTCTGGGTGAACCCGGCCTCCGTCCATACCGAGGGCATCCAGGATTTGTCCCCGCTGGACATCGAATTTGCGGGGCGCCTCGGCTACACCATCAAGCTGCTGGGAATCGTGAAGTGCCTCACGCAGGACCGGCGCCCCCGGTCGCGCCGGTCCGGTCCGCCTCCGTCCTGCGCCATCCAGGCGTCGGTGTACCCGGCGCTCGTCCCCAAGACCCACGTGCTGGCCTCCGTGGGGGACGCCTTCAACGCGGTGGCGGTGCGGGGGGACATCGTGGGCGATGCCCTTTTCTACGGTCGCGGGGCGGGCGCCGAGGCCACGGCGAGCTCGGTGCTGAGCGACCTGGCCGACGCGGTGCTCGACTTGAAGCACGGTTCGCATCGCCGGGTGCCGCCATTTGTGGCCCATGAGGTTCACGGCCGCGTGATACCCCTCGCCGAGGTCGTGTCCCGCTACTACGTGCGTCTGGCCGTTGTGGACCGCCCCGGGGTCTTCGCGAGGATTTCCGGCGTCCTGGCCCGCGCCCGCGTCGGAATCTCCTCGATCATCCAACCCGAAGGCCACGCCGGCGACACCGTGCCGGTGATCCTCATGATCCACGACGCCCCCAATGCCACCCTCCAGCGGGTGCTCCGACAGATTGCGGCGCTCCCGGTGGTGCGCACCGCGCCGGTCATGATCCGCGTCGAAGACCTCGAATAG
- a CDS encoding threonine synthase, giving the protein MNPVLSWPGVIRRYAEFLPVTEDTPVVTLLEGNTPLIPVPAFVAAIGGQFDLRLKYEAMNPTCSFKDRGMTMAITRAKERGARVVVCASTGNTSASAAAYAARAGMRCVVVLPRGKIAMGKLSQALLYGATTVSIEGNFDDALRIVRELGETGAVEVVNSVNPVRIEGQKTAAFEICDALGDAPDFHFLPVGNAGNITAYWKGFQEYAAAGRTVTRPRMMGWQADGAAPIVLGHPVANPETVATAIRIGNPASWQGAVAAARESGGAIRSVSDDEILHAYRLLARTEGIMVEPACAAPLAGLIRCIATGGIPKDARVTATMTGHGLKDPDTAIRVAGGEPVVAAATAEAVRAVIGL; this is encoded by the coding sequence ATGAATCCCGTCCTCTCCTGGCCCGGTGTGATCCGCCGCTATGCGGAGTTCCTTCCCGTCACCGAGGACACCCCCGTGGTCACACTGCTGGAGGGCAACACCCCCCTGATTCCGGTGCCTGCATTCGTGGCGGCAATCGGTGGGCAGTTTGACCTTCGCCTGAAATACGAGGCCATGAACCCGACCTGTTCCTTCAAGGACCGGGGCATGACCATGGCCATCACCCGGGCGAAGGAGCGGGGTGCGCGGGTCGTCGTGTGCGCCAGCACCGGCAACACCAGCGCCAGCGCCGCCGCCTATGCCGCGCGCGCCGGAATGCGCTGCGTGGTGGTCCTGCCCCGGGGCAAGATCGCCATGGGCAAGCTCTCACAGGCCCTGCTCTACGGCGCAACCACCGTCAGCATCGAGGGCAACTTCGACGACGCCCTCCGCATCGTCCGCGAACTGGGTGAGACGGGGGCCGTGGAAGTCGTGAACTCGGTCAATCCGGTGCGCATCGAAGGGCAAAAGACCGCCGCCTTCGAGATCTGCGATGCCCTGGGGGACGCCCCCGACTTTCACTTCCTGCCCGTGGGCAACGCCGGCAACATCACGGCGTACTGGAAGGGGTTCCAGGAGTATGCGGCCGCGGGAAGGACCGTCACGCGGCCGCGCATGATGGGCTGGCAGGCCGACGGGGCCGCCCCGATTGTCCTCGGCCATCCAGTGGCCAACCCGGAGACGGTGGCCACCGCGATCCGCATCGGCAACCCCGCGAGCTGGCAGGGCGCGGTCGCCGCCGCGCGGGAGTCGGGCGGGGCCATCCGCAGCGTCTCCGACGACGAAATCCTCCACGCCTACCGGCTTCTCGCGCGCACCGAGGGCATCATGGTGGAGCCCGCATGTGCCGCACCGCTCGCCGGACTCATCCGGTGCATTGCCACCGGCGGGATTCCGAAGGATGCCCGGGTGACGGCCACGATGACCGGCCACGGCCTGAAGGATCCCGACACCGCCATCCGCGTGGCCGGCGGCGAACCCGTCGTCGCCGCCGCCACGGCCGAAGCCGTCCGCGCCGTGATCGGGCTGTGA
- a CDS encoding VCBS repeat-containing protein: MNSICGRGAATAWVLGCASLHLVFAAPPAFDRQQLSDQFWAEGANAGDFNKDGVLDIVYGPFWWEGPEFTRRHVYAPANETFVLKRADGTEEVIPGFEGALGKNNTYSKNFVAYAHDVNGDGWDDILILGFPGEKSSWFENPKGQPGHWKEHTALEVTDNESPTFVDLTGDGRPEIVCASRGTYGYAVPDPKDPTRPWTWHAISPNNNYHRFTHGLGVGDVNGDGRGDLLEKDGWWEQPASLAGDPVWTFHPWTFGVGGAQMYAYDVNGDGLNDIITSLAAHGYGLAWFEQVREGGKITFREHVLMNKESSENPHGVRFSQLHAVDLVDVDGDGLKDIITGKRFWAHGPAGDPEPGAPPVLYWWKLVRRPDRSVDWVPHLVDDNSGVGTQVVARDLNGDGRPDLIVGNKRGLFVFKQR, from the coding sequence ATGAACTCCATTTGCGGACGCGGCGCCGCCACGGCGTGGGTGCTGGGTTGTGCCTCCCTTCACCTGGTTTTTGCAGCACCGCCGGCCTTTGATCGCCAGCAGTTGTCCGACCAGTTCTGGGCGGAGGGGGCGAACGCCGGGGACTTCAACAAGGACGGTGTCCTCGACATCGTTTATGGCCCGTTTTGGTGGGAGGGTCCGGAATTTACCCGTCGTCACGTCTATGCCCCCGCCAATGAGACGTTCGTGCTGAAGCGGGCTGACGGCACCGAGGAGGTGATTCCAGGATTCGAAGGGGCGCTGGGAAAGAACAACACCTATTCGAAGAACTTCGTGGCCTATGCGCACGACGTGAACGGGGATGGCTGGGACGATATTCTCATTCTGGGATTCCCCGGGGAAAAATCCTCATGGTTCGAGAATCCAAAGGGCCAGCCCGGCCATTGGAAGGAGCACACCGCGCTGGAGGTCACGGACAATGAGTCCCCAACGTTTGTGGATCTCACCGGCGACGGACGGCCTGAAATCGTGTGCGCCTCCCGCGGCACCTACGGCTATGCGGTGCCCGACCCGAAGGATCCCACCCGCCCTTGGACGTGGCATGCGATCTCCCCGAACAACAACTATCATCGGTTCACCCACGGCCTCGGGGTCGGCGATGTGAACGGCGACGGGCGTGGCGACCTGCTGGAGAAGGACGGCTGGTGGGAACAGCCGGCCTCGCTGGCCGGGGATCCTGTCTGGACGTTCCACCCGTGGACCTTTGGGGTTGGCGGTGCACAGATGTATGCCTATGACGTCAATGGCGACGGACTGAACGACATCATCACCAGCCTTGCGGCACACGGTTACGGCCTCGCCTGGTTTGAGCAGGTGCGGGAGGGCGGCAAGATCACGTTCCGAGAGCACGTCCTCATGAACAAGGAGTCCTCCGAGAATCCCCACGGGGTCCGGTTTTCGCAGCTGCATGCCGTGGATCTGGTGGACGTGGATGGGGACGGGCTGAAGGACATCATCACCGGGAAGCGATTCTGGGCTCACGGCCCCGCAGGGGATCCCGAGCCGGGGGCGCCGCCGGTGCTTTACTGGTGGAAGCTTGTGCGGCGTCCGGACCGGTCGGTGGACTGGGTGCCGCACCTGGTGGACGACAACTCCGGGGTGGGGACCCAGGTGGTGGCGCGGGATCTCAACGGGGACGGGCGTCCGGACCTGATCGTGGGCAACAAGCGGGGCCTGTTTGTCTTCAAGCAGCGCTGA
- a CDS encoding HEAT repeat domain-containing protein, whose translation MLLLCLGNLRADDGARLRILAPLVQDPSPKVRVEALRALARIQSPEAAALALTVLDQPMDPTLDYALWLTINDLAGPWIRSVQDESWKPEGRERQLEFALRALPPAQTSRVLGQLLGDPPLPAEGSGPWIELLGAAGTPAELRRLFDQVVSGGFSDPAAARALDALAAAQRQRKARPDGDLMPLVRLFDAPSPAVRIAALGLAGDWKLSENLGPRIAGLAGEASTPPEVRAAAIAALRAIGGSGAIEALGGLSAAPDPALRRQAAVARVALDPSGAAPEITKLIREPMDEADAVAFWRGVLASKGAARALAETLPDAGLDPGVARAGMRVAREGGRTELDLVVALARGAGLSADPSTVSNELIRELAARALAEGDPARGEWIYRRNDQACVSCHGIGGAGGQVGPDLTSIGASAPADYLVESLLLPNAKIKEGYHSLVVATSDGTEYTGTLARESPDTLVLRNAAGAEVPLPKNDIVRREQGTLSLMPSGLLDPLDEQQQLDLIAFLTRLGKPGDFDAARGGVARRWRIAQTVHTDAQAGQELWPLTAAWEDRRWNPTYALANGTMPRPLIEELTAAQSWTARLGVFAATEVRTASAGPVRFDLTATDGAELWVDGRKVGGNGTSEVRLDPGIHRVLVRLDPRRLPQTLRLESPDAAFVLN comes from the coding sequence ATGCTCCTGCTGTGTCTCGGCAACCTCCGCGCCGACGACGGCGCGAGGCTCCGGATCCTTGCCCCCCTCGTTCAGGATCCCTCCCCCAAGGTGCGCGTGGAGGCTCTGCGGGCGCTGGCGCGGATTCAGTCCCCGGAGGCAGCGGCCCTGGCCCTGACGGTGCTCGACCAGCCCATGGACCCCACGCTCGACTACGCGCTATGGCTCACGATCAACGATCTGGCGGGGCCGTGGATCCGATCGGTGCAGGACGAATCTTGGAAGCCGGAAGGCCGCGAACGCCAGCTCGAGTTCGCACTCAGGGCGCTCCCGCCGGCGCAGACCAGTCGCGTGCTCGGACAACTCCTCGGGGACCCGCCGCTGCCCGCCGAGGGTTCCGGTCCGTGGATCGAACTCCTGGGGGCCGCGGGGACACCGGCGGAGTTGCGCCGCCTCTTTGATCAGGTGGTTTCCGGAGGGTTCTCCGACCCGGCCGCCGCCCGGGCACTGGACGCTCTCGCCGCCGCCCAGCGGCAGCGCAAGGCGCGCCCGGATGGGGACCTCATGCCGCTGGTCCGGCTGTTCGACGCACCGTCGCCAGCGGTGCGCATCGCCGCACTCGGGCTCGCCGGTGACTGGAAGCTCTCCGAAAACCTGGGGCCCCGCATTGCCGGACTGGCCGGCGAGGCCTCCACCCCGCCCGAAGTCCGGGCCGCCGCCATCGCCGCCCTGCGTGCGATCGGGGGTTCCGGCGCCATCGAGGCACTGGGCGGCCTGTCCGCCGCGCCCGACCCGGCGCTCCGTCGGCAGGCGGCTGTCGCGAGGGTGGCGCTCGACCCATCCGGAGCCGCGCCGGAGATCACGAAGTTGATTCGCGAGCCGATGGATGAGGCGGACGCCGTCGCGTTCTGGCGCGGAGTGCTGGCCTCGAAGGGGGCGGCCCGCGCGCTGGCTGAAACGCTTCCCGACGCGGGACTCGACCCGGGCGTGGCCCGTGCCGGCATGCGGGTGGCCCGCGAGGGTGGGCGGACCGAACTGGATCTCGTCGTGGCCCTGGCCCGCGGAGCCGGCCTTTCGGCGGATCCTTCGACGGTCAGCAATGAGTTGATCCGCGAATTGGCGGCCCGGGCGCTCGCCGAGGGCGATCCGGCCCGTGGCGAATGGATTTACCGGCGGAACGACCAGGCCTGCGTCAGCTGCCACGGCATCGGAGGCGCCGGGGGCCAGGTGGGGCCCGACCTCACCAGCATCGGGGCCAGCGCGCCGGCCGATTACCTCGTCGAGTCCCTGCTCCTGCCCAATGCGAAAATCAAGGAGGGCTATCACAGCCTCGTGGTCGCCACATCCGATGGCACCGAGTACACCGGCACCCTGGCCCGGGAAAGCCCCGACACCCTCGTTCTGCGAAACGCGGCGGGCGCCGAAGTCCCGCTGCCCAAAAACGACATCGTCCGCCGCGAACAGGGCACTCTCTCCCTGATGCCCTCCGGCCTGCTCGATCCGCTCGACGAACAGCAGCAGCTCGACCTGATCGCCTTCCTCACCCGGCTCGGGAAGCCCGGCGATTTCGACGCCGCCCGCGGCGGAGTCGCCCGCCGCTGGCGCATCGCCCAGACGGTCCACACCGATGCGCAGGCCGGACAGGAACTGTGGCCGCTGACCGCGGCGTGGGAGGACCGGCGATGGAACCCCACCTACGCCCTCGCCAACGGCACGATGCCGCGTCCGTTGATTGAGGAGCTCACCGCCGCCCAGTCCTGGACGGCACGGCTCGGGGTCTTCGCCGCCACGGAGGTCCGGACCGCATCCGCAGGCCCGGTGCGGTTCGATCTGACGGCAACCGACGGTGCCGAACTGTGGGTGGACGGCCGGAAGGTGGGGGGCAACGGCACCTCCGAGGTGCGTCTGGACCCCGGAATTCATCGCGTGCTGGTGCGGTTGGACCCGCGACGTCTTCCCCAGACGCTCCGGCTGGAATCGCCCGATGCCGCGTTTGTGCTGAACTGA
- a CDS encoding DNA polymerase III subunit delta: MARASGDAGPLVLVCGEDEFPVRQRARAVWDCWCAGASGMDQEILDASAGTVDEALKRLGKLREALQTLPFFGGPKLVWFRDCTFLGEDRTSQAAAVTAALGDLAEELKAFSWDGVRLLISAGKADKRRSFFKTLAKLGTVEEFAALSDDRDWADRVEAEALRQFKAAGKTVADDALTALVGRVGPNLRALANEVEKLALHAGDRASVSLADVELLVPVQKLAAGFALADAVGDRDLPRALRMLDEELWTLRSGLDKRKSEIGLVYGLISKVRLLLLMKELRRLGVVRPSRDFRAFRAQVAALSDSRLPQDRRYNPIAGSPYPAFQALRQCEKWELPELVGAMDVLLEANIALVASGLDEAVVLQRAVVALLPSDTRGGSASPGVRTSRAA; this comes from the coding sequence ATGGCGAGGGCATCCGGCGATGCGGGCCCGCTGGTGCTGGTCTGCGGGGAGGATGAGTTCCCGGTGCGGCAGCGGGCTCGCGCCGTTTGGGACTGCTGGTGTGCCGGTGCCAGCGGCATGGACCAGGAGATTTTGGACGCGTCGGCGGGCACCGTGGACGAGGCCCTCAAGCGACTCGGCAAGCTCCGCGAGGCGCTGCAGACTCTTCCGTTTTTTGGTGGCCCCAAGCTCGTCTGGTTCCGCGACTGCACCTTTCTGGGCGAGGATCGCACCAGCCAGGCCGCGGCGGTCACGGCGGCCCTCGGCGATCTTGCGGAGGAATTGAAGGCCTTTTCCTGGGACGGAGTGCGCTTGCTGATCTCGGCAGGGAAGGCCGACAAGCGCCGGAGCTTCTTCAAGACCCTCGCCAAGCTGGGCACCGTTGAGGAGTTCGCGGCGCTGTCCGACGATCGGGATTGGGCGGACCGCGTCGAGGCCGAGGCATTGCGCCAGTTCAAGGCTGCCGGAAAGACTGTGGCGGACGACGCCCTGACGGCGCTGGTGGGCCGGGTCGGCCCCAATCTCCGGGCGCTGGCCAACGAGGTGGAGAAGCTTGCCTTGCATGCCGGGGATCGCGCGTCGGTGAGTCTTGCGGATGTGGAGTTGCTGGTGCCTGTGCAGAAACTGGCGGCCGGGTTTGCGCTTGCGGATGCCGTCGGCGATCGAGACCTCCCGCGGGCATTGCGGATGCTGGATGAGGAGTTGTGGACGCTGCGGTCCGGACTCGACAAGCGGAAGAGCGAGATCGGACTGGTGTACGGGTTGATCAGCAAGGTGCGCCTGCTGTTGCTCATGAAAGAACTGCGCCGGCTGGGCGTCGTGCGGCCCTCGCGGGATTTCCGCGCCTTCCGGGCCCAGGTGGCGGCGCTTTCGGATTCGCGCCTTCCCCAGGACCGCCGTTACAATCCGATTGCGGGCTCCCCGTACCCGGCGTTTCAGGCGCTCCGGCAGTGTGAGAAGTGGGAGCTTCCGGAACTGGTGGGCGCGATGGATGTGCTGCTCGAGGCCAACATAGCGCTGGTGGCTTCGGGACTGGACGAGGCGGTGGTGCTGCAGCGGGCCGTGGTGGCGTTGCTGCCGTCCGACACCCGCGGCGGATCCGCTTCGCCTGGCGTCCGGACGTCCCGGGCGGCGTGA
- a CDS encoding bifunctional nuclease family protein, with protein sequence MKKDVLPVQIRGLLPANQGVALFIGNDEKVFVIQVEQNIGAVIGMALRGAHHERPLTHDLIGHIFQGFGIAVERVVITELRNATYFARIILRQDNELGTKLVELDARPSDCLALAAAQKRPIYVTSQLFEEAEDMSEVLTRIGEDGASEDPD encoded by the coding sequence ATGAAGAAGGACGTCCTGCCGGTGCAAATCCGAGGTCTCCTCCCCGCAAACCAGGGGGTGGCCCTCTTCATCGGGAATGACGAAAAGGTGTTTGTCATCCAGGTGGAACAGAACATCGGCGCGGTGATCGGCATGGCGCTCCGCGGCGCGCACCATGAGCGTCCGCTGACCCACGACCTGATCGGGCACATCTTCCAGGGATTCGGGATCGCGGTGGAGCGGGTGGTCATCACCGAACTGCGAAACGCGACCTATTTCGCCCGCATCATCCTCCGTCAGGACAACGAACTGGGCACCAAACTGGTGGAGTTGGATGCGCGCCCGAGCGACTGCCTGGCACTGGCCGCCGCCCAGAAGCGTCCGATCTACGTGACCTCCCAGCTCTTCGAGGAGGCGGAGGACATGAGCGAGGTGTTGACGCGCATTGGTGAGGATGGCGCCTCCGAGGACCCGGACTGA